The following is a genomic window from Bombus fervidus isolate BK054 chromosome 10, iyBomFerv1, whole genome shotgun sequence.
CTGTCCAATTTACCTTGCAATTCGGTTATGAACAATTTTTGAGCGAttgataattgaaaatttaattcattattacATGTTTGATAAGTAGTGAAATATGTGCATTAGTGTTATATACATAGTAACACTTTTgctcattaaaaaaattaaaaagtaagaaGATTGTAGAACTAATGTTAATATTCAGTTTTATGAAAGAGTCAATTGCCCAAAGAATGGCTTCATTTTTATGGCGATCAGAAAAGATAGAAGAacgaaaaatgatttattgatGCAATGATGTGTGTGTCGTAAAAGTAGAACATGTTTAGTAAATTTCATATGTGTTTAGAGAAAGATGATTCTTTGTTTTGTTGAAGCAAAGCATACGCAGAACAGCGAGGCTTTAGCGGAACATTCGATAGAGAGACGATTACAAAGGTAATTGCGAAactatttctatgaaatatttctttttaatggaAATAGAGTCGCGTTTACCCTCTGACAATATAGTCCAAGAGATATTCAGGTACGTCAAATATAGTATTCAAATATagtgcattttttttttattatattttttcagtagcatcattttctatttctttaagatctaaaaataaccatcgatttcaaatattattggaTAGTGTCGCAAGAAtcgcaaaatataataagatcATTTCCTAATCATTTGTTTGAACATATCAACATACCGACTGTTCGATACACCAGAGAATCGTGTACAGATTGTGGGAGAATAAATCGCGTGGTATCCAGTCGAATATTGGTAATTCCTTCATGTCAGATTATTATGTAGTCCTACGATCGCAAGAACGCTGCCGATTCGTTCAAGATTTCGCAGTAAATCGCCAGGTTTCTGTAACAAACTGATAAGCAGCAACTCATGGCGAAAATAAACGTGTGCCGtgaaaatatagtaaatatatataccttgcatAATCATCGTCCTTCCGTTGGAAGCACTATCTGGACCTCGCTGCagtgtttgaaatttattgtgTTTGCATGGTACATAATTTACTGCGCTGTTTCAATAATTCGTTTTCTATTGTCTCTATCCTAATACTTCCATTGTGTGACGAAGGAACTAATACAACTTATTCTCCGCATGTGTTCTACTCCGATGACTTACTCTGTAGCAGCATGTTATACGCCGAGTAAGCAACTTTCATCAACTACGACAAACGGGGCACTTTATAAAACACAACTTTAGTAAACCGCGAAATAAGTATGTTTTTGGAAAAAGAATGTAACATTTGTCGTTAACGTCAGTGAATGTTATCTCACATTCGGCAATCAACGTAAGAttattttgtagaatatttacAGTATCATTCCGTGTATCTATTATTTCGAGAACAAAAATTGGAAGATATGAGAAGTCTAATCGCGTGACTTTACATTATTAGCTTATTGCAATAAGCTATATTAATCCAAGTGTAACagaattttttgtaatatttttcgaattagTATCGTTTCTCATTATTTGAGGTCTAAATTCAATACGTGCACTGAATTTTCATtgttaattgataattttcaaacaatGACCACCTATTACAAAGGATAGAATAGTTTGGAAGATTGACAGTCATATTTGAgtcaattatacaaaaattggaCAAAATTGGGGGAACTGTTTTTTCCTAAATCAACGGCGAACTACTCAGTTTACCGAGTATTGTTTTTAGTCTACGTTTGTACAAAtaatgtatttctatatagaTACTGACACCTTTGAAAGATTCCAAGTTCATTGGTAAAATATAGGCGCTTGTAATCTCAACAGGCGTCAATGAACGTGCCATGATTACCACAAGCATCTTTCTGGCTTCGTTGCTCAAATTTGGCCAATCGCTATGATATACCATATCAGAAATATCGAGGCTCTGCAGAGATAAAAAGTCCACCAATTATTGATTTACAAAGAAACGACAACTCGTATTATATCTACGTGTGTATCTATCTACCTTTACTTTCGCTACATCTCCGAaccaacaaaaataaaaagtttgaaatatgGCGGCAAACATGAACGAAGACCATCCTATTAATTGCGCAGTGTCGTCTATGTCTGTTAGTAGATAAAGGGTAAAGCATATCGAGATTGCGCTTTCCACAAATTGCACGAacattaatttgttaaaaaaattgtttactaTATCGGCGAACCTGAAATAATTGAGATAAGTGttattttactgttttctttaATTGAAGATTTTAGGCAAGAAAAGTAACAAATCACGTTCCCCACGTTGTGACAGCTAAACAGTGTTAAAATCCAGTGTTGTTGTCGATTAATTCCGcggtattaaaatttctttttattggtTTTTGAGacacgatatatttatatttttcaacccCCTTCttcatttctaaaattttgttatagtatcaaaatattgttaaCACCTTTGGTTTCCTTGGAACATAGCCAATTATGTCTTTGGACCTAACAAGCACTTCTGTTTAACTATTCtaagttaaaatatttctttttagttgtaaaataagaaatcaataaaaatacaacTTCTCCCGTAACCTTCAATTAGCTTGGTCAGTTggttaatttgtttaaatagaAGCACACAGGAAACAAacctgaatattttattatggtGCCAAACGCAGTGTTTTAACGATTGAATTTCATTTCCTTCGATATTGTGCAAACGATAAACCAGCATCTCGAGTTGACAACAGATGTGAAGCAATAAGCCGGCGAATAACGTGTCAAAAATACAGACACCATTGGATACGATCACTAAACCCACTAACTGATAGATGAACGTCATAGAAAACGCAAGCCACGAG
Proteins encoded in this region:
- the LOC139991753 gene encoding odorant receptor 2a-like; protein product: MHVLRWTLKLFIASGYFLPPTLKSPMKRFLYNLYTVFVTLYLWSYCLTLIMDICLNARTRDDLRDNFSISVTILITGCKFVSLVLGRKTIINMLDLLKKKPFVPENNGEVEIHARYDNLIEKVAVGYTIQVTFCVFSLLGTTLMGDSKKLMFRAWFPFDITSSWLAFSMTFIYQLVGLVIVSNGVCIFDTLFAGLLLHICCQLEMLVYRLHNIEGNEIQSLKHCVWHHNKIFRFADIVNNFFNKLMFVQFVESAISICFTLYLLTDIDDTAQLIGWSSFMFAAIFQTFYFCWFGDVAKVKSLDISDMVYHSDWPNLSNEARKMLVVIMARSLTPVEITSAYILPMNLESFKGLMKVAYSAYNMLLQSKSSE